One Clostridium sp. CM027 genomic window carries:
- a CDS encoding DUF362 domain-containing protein produces MENVALLKCTEYDVDLVEKKLREGFELLGGHQFLKQLIPKNSKVLLKPNMLSVESKGSPVVTHYAVFEAVIRVIREYSSYISFGDSPGFGDSRKAAEKSGLMEVADKYGVTFEDFKESVHIKLDNSILCKSWNISKAAYEADVVISLPKLKTHAMAYYTGAVKNQFGCIPGAQKATWHTRMPDANNFCKMLLDLNTAVGTNFAILDGIIAMEGNGPKSGQPYKMNTLIMGQSLTAVDSTAVRLIGYDDPLDTPVLKEAYDSKWGVVLSKDINILGEDLESMKAKDFKLCRKGGNFYFINPGVTNFLREMIAPNPTLIKEKCIGCGRCAEVCPEKPAAIEMVLKGDILNPKWNMHECIRCFCCQELCPVGAIETKYSKLAKLLKLDKR; encoded by the coding sequence ATGGAAAATGTTGCACTTTTAAAATGTACGGAATATGATGTCGATTTAGTAGAAAAAAAGTTGCGAGAGGGATTTGAATTATTGGGTGGACACCAATTTTTGAAACAATTAATACCAAAAAACAGTAAAGTACTTTTAAAGCCTAATATGTTAAGTGTTGAGAGTAAAGGATCGCCAGTAGTAACTCATTATGCTGTTTTTGAAGCAGTAATTAGAGTTATTAGGGAATATTCTAGTTACATTAGCTTTGGTGATTCGCCTGGCTTCGGAGATTCAAGAAAAGCAGCAGAAAAATCTGGTCTTATGGAGGTTGCTGATAAATACGGAGTTACTTTTGAGGATTTTAAAGAGTCAGTACATATTAAATTAGATAATTCTATTTTATGTAAATCTTGGAATATCTCTAAAGCTGCTTATGAGGCAGACGTTGTTATATCACTGCCAAAACTTAAAACACATGCTATGGCCTATTATACAGGAGCTGTAAAAAATCAATTTGGTTGTATACCAGGAGCGCAAAAAGCAACTTGGCATACAAGAATGCCTGATGCAAATAATTTTTGCAAGATGCTTTTGGATTTGAATACGGCCGTTGGGACTAATTTTGCTATTTTAGACGGTATAATTGCTATGGAAGGTAATGGACCTAAAAGTGGACAGCCATATAAAATGAATACTTTAATTATGGGACAGAGCTTAACAGCTGTGGATTCCACTGCCGTTAGACTTATAGGTTACGATGATCCTTTGGATACACCTGTTTTAAAAGAAGCATATGATAGCAAATGGGGAGTAGTACTTTCAAAGGATATAAACATACTTGGTGAAGACTTAGAATCTATGAAAGCAAAAGATTTTAAACTATGTAGGAAGGGAGGTAACTTTTATTTTATAAACCCAGGGGTAACTAATTTTCTAAGAGAAATGATAGCACCAAACCCAACCCTAATTAAAGAAAAATGCATAGGGTGTGGAAGGTGTGCTGAGGTATGTCCAGAGAAGCCTGCGGCGATTGAGATGGTACTAAAAGGAGACATATTAAATCCTAAATGGAATATGCATGAATGTATTAGATGTTTTTGTTGTCAGGAATTATGCCCAGTTGGTGCAATTGAAACAAAATATTCAAAGTTAGCTAAATTACTAAAATTAGATAAGAGGTGA
- a CDS encoding transcription repressor NadR, translated as MDSKERRGYIKNKLFKDNITCKGNFLAEKLGVTRQVIVKDIAIIRAEGVNIIATSEGYLIPKEESNYVRRVIAVSHTRDDIYNELECIVKFGGIVEDVTVEHSLYGEIRAMLMIKTIMDIEKFTRKFKEFSAKPLSSLTKGIHLHTIKADNEEIIECIIKELKNKNYLICE; from the coding sequence ATGGATTCAAAGGAAAGAAGAGGATATATTAAAAACAAATTATTTAAAGACAATATTACATGTAAAGGTAACTTTTTAGCAGAGAAACTAGGGGTTACAAGACAAGTTATAGTAAAAGATATTGCAATTATAAGGGCAGAAGGTGTAAATATAATTGCGACTTCAGAAGGTTATTTAATACCTAAAGAAGAAAGTAATTATGTAAGGCGGGTAATTGCAGTTTCACACACAAGAGACGATATATATAATGAGCTTGAATGCATTGTAAAATTTGGGGGTATAGTAGAGGATGTAACAGTAGAACACTCTTTATACGGTGAAATAAGAGCAATGCTCATGATAAAGACAATTATGGATATTGAGAAATTCACAAGAAAGTTTAAAGAATTTAGTGCCAAGCCATTATCCTCGTTAACTAAAGGAATACACTTACATACTATAAAAGCGGATAATGAAGAGATTATAGAGTGTATTATAAAAGAATTAAAAAATAAGAATTACTTAATTTGTGAGTAA
- a CDS encoding HDIG domain-containing metalloprotein, with the protein MKYERNFMMSLYRVKQFYRSMVSKINDEDLEFLKMHLETYELQLLNQLPTYEQKHCINVAKDVKLTCNQRKLESNDLIKVALLHDIGKIYNSMNPIDKAIMVIIHKVTNGKIRTYKKNKNVNIYYNHGDIGYSLLRKYGYNDRILFLVKNHHNNNITGDIELDLLKECDDRN; encoded by the coding sequence ATGAAATATGAAAGGAACTTTATGATGTCACTATATAGAGTAAAGCAGTTTTACAGGTCAATGGTTTCGAAGATTAATGATGAAGATTTAGAGTTTCTTAAAATGCATTTAGAAACTTATGAATTACAATTATTAAACCAATTACCTACTTATGAGCAAAAACACTGTATAAATGTAGCTAAGGATGTAAAATTAACTTGTAATCAAAGAAAGTTAGAATCAAATGATTTGATAAAGGTTGCATTGCTTCATGATATAGGTAAAATATATAATAGTATGAATCCAATAGATAAAGCTATAATGGTTATAATTCACAAGGTGACAAATGGAAAAATTAGAACATATAAGAAAAATAAAAATGTTAATATTTATTATAATCATGGAGATATAGGATATAGTTTATTAAGGAAGTATGGTTACAACGATAGAATTTTATTTTTAGTGAAAAATCATCATAATAATAATATAACAGGTGATATAGAATTAGATTTATTAAAAGAATGTGATGATAGAAATTAA
- the gyrA gene encoding DNA gyrase subunit A, translating into MNNQGKILPIDIRREMKKSYIDYAMSVIVSRALPDVRDGLKPVHRRILFSMHELGLTPEKGYRKCARIVGDVLGKYHPHGDTAVYGALVRMAQDFSQRCTLVDGHGNFGSVDGDSAAAMRYTEAKMSKITTQMLRDINKETVDFIPNFDGEEKEPSVLPSRFPNLLVNGSTGIAVGMATNIPPHNLIEVIDGVLMVIDEPEVAISELMTKIKGPDFPTGGIILGRAGIKSAYETGRGRILVRAKTDIEENKGRNTIIVTELPYQVNKAKLIEGIADLVKDKKIDGISDLRDESDREGMRIVIELKRDANPNIVLNRLFKHTRMQDTFGVIMIALVNGEPQTLNLKQVLVHYLDHQKDVIRRRTQFDLDKALARAHILEGMKIALDHIDEVIRLIRSSKNISEAKESLINAFDLSEKQATAIVEMRLGRLTGLERDKIEAEYNEIMKTVNYLKGILADEIVLLNIIKDELIEVRNKYGDTRRSSIEKNPYSIDEEDLIQEQDIVITLTHAGYIKRLPADTYSAQKRGGRGIQGVTTKEDDFVEHIFTTTTHNNILFFTNKGKSFKLKAYEIPEGGRTAKGTNLINIIPLDSDEKIQAVICLKEFLEDNYLVMGTKHGLIKKTSLDKYAAIRKNGLNAINLREDDELIGAAITTGDSEMLFVTRNGYSIRFSEKDVRGMGRTATGVKSLTLRQGDIVVSMNIVKPEEELLVISENGFGKRTLVSEYSLQRRGGKGVITYKVSDKTGKLVGARIVKDGDEMILINSNGVVIRLNVDGISTTSRNTMGVTLMRNGEGDNIVAIAKINCSDEINTDENSLQEETNSVQEKADSVQENIKETSDNEEHELETTSEVNDKIEY; encoded by the coding sequence ATTAATAATCAGGGAAAAATTTTACCTATTGATATAAGACGTGAAATGAAAAAATCTTATATAGATTACGCTATGAGTGTTATTGTAAGCCGTGCGCTTCCAGATGTACGAGATGGGCTTAAACCTGTCCATAGAAGAATATTATTCTCTATGCATGAATTAGGATTAACACCAGAGAAAGGATACAGAAAATGTGCCAGAATTGTAGGGGATGTTTTAGGTAAATATCACCCACATGGGGATACTGCAGTGTATGGTGCATTAGTTAGAATGGCTCAAGATTTTTCACAAAGATGTACGTTGGTAGATGGGCATGGAAATTTTGGGTCTGTAGACGGTGATTCAGCGGCGGCAATGAGATATACAGAAGCTAAAATGAGCAAAATTACAACGCAAATGCTTAGAGATATTAATAAAGAGACAGTAGATTTCATTCCTAATTTTGATGGAGAAGAAAAGGAACCATCAGTGCTACCATCAAGATTTCCTAATCTTTTAGTTAATGGATCAACAGGAATTGCTGTAGGGATGGCAACCAATATACCTCCACATAACCTAATAGAAGTTATAGACGGAGTACTTATGGTTATTGATGAACCAGAAGTTGCTATAAGTGAATTAATGACAAAAATAAAAGGTCCAGATTTTCCTACGGGAGGAATTATCCTAGGAAGAGCAGGAATAAAAAGTGCCTATGAAACAGGAAGAGGAAGAATCCTCGTAAGGGCTAAAACTGATATTGAAGAGAACAAAGGCAGAAATACGATAATAGTAACAGAATTACCTTATCAAGTTAATAAAGCAAAACTTATAGAAGGTATTGCAGATTTAGTAAAAGATAAGAAGATAGATGGAATATCAGATTTAAGAGATGAATCAGATAGAGAAGGTATGAGAATTGTTATAGAACTAAAAAGAGATGCAAACCCTAATATAGTATTAAATAGGCTATTTAAACATACGAGGATGCAAGATACTTTTGGGGTTATAATGATAGCACTTGTAAATGGTGAGCCTCAAACTTTAAATTTAAAACAAGTTTTAGTTCATTATTTAGACCATCAAAAAGATGTAATAAGAAGAAGGACTCAATTTGATCTTGATAAAGCATTAGCTAGAGCTCATATTTTAGAAGGTATGAAAATTGCGCTAGACCATATTGATGAAGTAATTCGTTTAATAAGATCATCTAAAAATATTAGTGAAGCTAAAGAAAGTTTAATTAATGCTTTTGATTTATCAGAAAAACAAGCAACTGCTATTGTTGAAATGAGACTTGGGAGACTTACAGGTCTTGAAAGAGATAAAATAGAAGCTGAGTATAACGAAATAATGAAGACAGTTAATTATTTAAAAGGAATCTTAGCAGATGAGATAGTATTATTGAACATAATTAAAGACGAACTTATAGAAGTTAGAAATAAATATGGTGATACTAGAAGATCGTCAATAGAAAAAAACCCATACAGTATAGATGAGGAAGATTTAATTCAAGAGCAAGATATTGTAATAACGCTAACTCATGCAGGGTATATAAAGAGGCTTCCAGCTGATACTTATAGTGCTCAAAAAAGAGGGGGTAGGGGGATACAAGGTGTTACTACAAAAGAAGATGATTTTGTGGAACATATTTTTACAACTACCACTCATAATAATATTTTATTCTTCACAAACAAAGGAAAATCATTTAAATTAAAAGCATATGAGATTCCAGAAGGTGGAAGAACAGCTAAGGGAACAAACTTGATAAATATTATACCTTTAGATAGCGATGAAAAGATTCAAGCAGTTATATGTCTTAAGGAATTCTTAGAGGATAATTATCTTGTAATGGGAACAAAACATGGCTTAATTAAGAAAACATCACTTGATAAATATGCTGCTATAAGAAAGAATGGTTTAAATGCAATAAATTTAAGAGAAGATGATGAACTAATTGGAGCTGCAATAACTACTGGAGATAGCGAAATGCTGTTTGTTACAAGAAATGGTTATTCTATAAGATTTAGTGAAAAAGATGTAAGAGGTATGGGAAGAACTGCAACTGGAGTTAAGTCTTTAACTTTAAGACAAGGCGATATTGTAGTGTCTATGAATATAGTTAAGCCTGAAGAAGAACTTTTAGTTATAAGTGAAAATGGATTTGGAAAGAGAACCTTGGTTTCAGAATACTCACTCCAACGTAGAGGTGGTAAGGGCGTAATAACTTATAAGGTGTCAGATAAAACAGGAAAACTTGTAGGGGCTAGAATAGTAAAAGATGGAGACGAAATGATACTTATAAACAGTAATGGTGTTGTTATAAGATTAAATGTAGATGGAATATCAACTACAAGTAGGAATACCATGGGAGTTACTTTAATGAGGAATGGAGAAGGAGATAATATAGTTGCTATAGCTAAAATAAATTGTAGTGATGAAATTAATACAGATGAGAATTCTTTGCAAGAAGAAACAAATTCTGTACAAGAAAAAGCTGACTCTGTTCAAGAGAACATTAAAGAAACTTCTGATAATGAGGAACATGAATTAGAAACAACTAGTGAAGTAAATGATAAAATAGAATATTAA
- the gyrB gene encoding DNA topoisomerase (ATP-hydrolyzing) subunit B, with the protein MENNNIYDESQIQVLEGLEAVRKRPGMYIGSTSIRGLHHLVYEIVDNSIDEALAGFCKNINVIIHKDNSITVIDDGRGMPVGMHHKMKIPTVEVIMTVLHAGGKFGGGAYKVSGGLHGVGSSVVNALSVICEVEVKVDGDIWKQTFSKGKTTSTLVNIGTTQEHGTKVFFTPDPEIFEEIDFDFETLSQRLRELAFLNKGLRITLEDEREEKKQDFLYEGGIKSFVDYLNRNKGTIHETIYMEGNKDDYVVEIALQYNDTYTENIFSFANNIDTVEGGTHLVGFKSALTRVVNDYAKKFGFLKENDKNLSGEDVREGLTAVISIKLTDPQFEGQTKTKLGNSEVRGIVDSIVGESISNVLEEDPQLGKNIIDKALNAARAREAAKKAREFTRRKSVLESTTLPGKLSDCASKDPMECEIYLVEGDSAGGSAKQGRDRRFQAILPLKGKIMNVEKQRIDKMLASLEIRAMITAFGAGIGKDFDVKKIRYDRIIIMTDADVDGAHIRTLLLTFFYRYMKELVEQGHVYVAQPPLYKVSKAKKEHYVYTDKELKALLLEIGGKDNNTDIQRYKGLGEMDAHQLWDTTMNPEERILLQVQVEDAMAADEIFTILMGDKVEPRREFIQENAKGVLNLDI; encoded by the coding sequence ATGGAAAATAATAATATTTATGACGAAAGTCAAATACAAGTACTTGAAGGATTAGAAGCAGTAAGAAAAAGACCTGGTATGTATATAGGTAGCACTAGCATTAGGGGTCTTCATCACTTAGTTTATGAAATTGTAGATAATAGTATTGACGAGGCCTTAGCAGGCTTTTGTAAGAATATTAATGTAATTATACACAAAGACAACTCTATAACTGTTATAGATGACGGTCGTGGTATGCCCGTAGGAATGCATCATAAAATGAAAATACCTACTGTAGAAGTTATAATGACTGTACTACATGCAGGTGGTAAATTTGGTGGTGGAGCATATAAAGTATCCGGTGGTCTTCATGGTGTTGGTTCATCTGTAGTTAATGCATTGTCTGTGATTTGTGAAGTAGAGGTTAAAGTTGATGGTGATATATGGAAACAAACTTTTTCAAAGGGTAAAACTACTAGTACACTTGTAAATATAGGAACAACGCAGGAACATGGAACAAAAGTGTTCTTTACCCCTGATCCAGAAATTTTTGAAGAAATTGATTTTGATTTTGAAACTTTGTCTCAAAGACTTAGAGAGTTGGCCTTTTTAAATAAAGGTTTAAGAATAACCCTTGAAGATGAACGAGAAGAGAAAAAGCAAGATTTCTTGTATGAGGGAGGAATAAAATCTTTTGTAGATTATTTGAATAGAAATAAAGGAACAATTCATGAAACCATATACATGGAAGGAAATAAGGATGATTATGTTGTTGAAATAGCATTACAATACAACGATACATATACAGAAAATATATTTTCATTTGCTAACAATATAGATACTGTGGAAGGTGGAACACACCTAGTTGGTTTTAAGTCGGCATTAACAAGAGTAGTAAATGATTATGCTAAAAAATTTGGGTTTTTAAAGGAAAATGATAAAAACCTATCAGGTGAAGATGTAAGGGAAGGTCTTACAGCAGTAATATCTATAAAGCTTACTGATCCTCAATTTGAAGGGCAAACAAAAACTAAACTTGGTAATAGTGAAGTAAGGGGCATAGTTGATAGTATAGTTGGTGAGTCTATCAGTAATGTTCTAGAGGAAGATCCACAACTAGGTAAAAACATAATTGATAAAGCATTAAATGCAGCAAGAGCTCGCGAAGCAGCAAAAAAAGCAAGAGAATTTACAAGACGAAAGTCTGTACTAGAAAGTACTACACTTCCAGGTAAATTATCAGATTGTGCTTCAAAAGATCCTATGGAATGTGAGATATATCTGGTGGAGGGTGATTCAGCGGGTGGTTCAGCAAAACAGGGTAGAGACAGAAGATTCCAAGCTATACTTCCTCTTAAAGGAAAAATAATGAATGTTGAAAAGCAAAGAATTGATAAAATGCTCGCATCTCTAGAGATTAGGGCTATGATAACCGCTTTTGGTGCTGGTATAGGAAAGGATTTTGATGTAAAAAAAATAAGGTACGATCGTATTATTATTATGACAGATGCGGACGTAGATGGAGCACATATTAGAACTTTATTACTAACATTTTTCTATAGATACATGAAAGAATTAGTAGAGCAAGGACACGTATATGTAGCTCAACCTCCACTATATAAAGTTTCTAAAGCCAAAAAAGAGCATTATGTATATACTGACAAGGAATTAAAAGCTTTGCTTTTAGAAATAGGCGGAAAAGATAATAACACCGATATACAAAGATACAAAGGTCTTGGGGAAATGGATGCACACCAACTTTGGGATACGACAATGAACCCTGAAGAGCGTATACTCCTTCAGGTACAGGTTGAGGATGCAATGGCAGCGGATGAAATATTCACTATTCTTATGGGCGATAAAGTAGAACCTCGTAGAGAGTTTATACAAGAAAATGCTAAAGGTGTGCTTAACTTAGATATATAG
- the remB gene encoding extracellular matrix regulator RemB, whose amino-acid sequence MFLHLGENVVVPIKDIIGIFDMETTMYSSDTIQFLRMAEEDGFVERITKNIAKSFVIAEVDKKSKIYISPISSSTLCKRTETVYYAL is encoded by the coding sequence ATGTTTTTACATTTAGGGGAAAATGTAGTAGTGCCTATAAAAGACATTATAGGTATATTTGACATGGAAACTACTATGTATAGCTCGGACACTATCCAATTTTTAAGAATGGCCGAAGAAGATGGTTTTGTAGAGCGGATAACAAAAAATATTGCTAAATCTTTTGTAATTGCAGAGGTAGATAAAAAAAGTAAAATATATATATCACCAATATCATCTTCAACTTTATGCAAAAGAACAGAAACTGTATATTATGCGCTTTAG
- the recF gene encoding DNA replication/repair protein RecF (All proteins in this family for which functions are known are DNA-binding proteins that assist the filamentation of RecA onto DNA for the initiation of recombination or recombinational repair.): MHIKYLQLENFRNYNKLFIELNKGTNVFVGDNAQGKTNILEAIYYCSLAKSHRTNRDKELINWNGTEAYIKLYVCKTRLDKKIEIKIFKEGRKGVNINSIKVQKLSELVGSFNVIMFSPEDLNIVKESASYRRKFLDIELCKLSRRYYYSLSQYKKVLNERNLTIKKWNTNSDIIDVYDKQLSEFGAIIIKDRITYIEKLNKISKTIHSNITSKSEVIDIKYLTPIKELDNIRENFYLLLCKNRKRDIETKTTSIGPHRDDFSIDLNGINARIFGSQGQQRTSVLTIKFGALAIIKELTGEYPVLLLDDVLSELDTKRQEYILKSIKEVQTLITCNGINDIRKYLNSGSKIFEVMSGEVKVMT, translated from the coding sequence ATGCATATAAAATATTTACAACTTGAAAATTTCAGGAATTATAATAAATTATTTATAGAATTAAATAAAGGTACTAACGTATTTGTAGGGGATAATGCACAAGGAAAAACAAATATTTTGGAAGCTATTTATTATTGTAGTTTAGCTAAGTCTCACAGAACCAATAGGGATAAGGAATTGATAAATTGGAACGGCACAGAAGCATATATAAAGCTTTATGTGTGTAAAACTAGATTAGATAAAAAAATAGAAATAAAGATTTTTAAAGAAGGTAGAAAAGGAGTTAATATAAATTCTATAAAAGTTCAAAAACTCTCCGAGTTAGTAGGAAGTTTCAATGTGATTATGTTTTCACCCGAAGATTTAAATATTGTTAAAGAATCTGCATCATACAGGAGAAAATTCTTAGATATAGAGCTTTGTAAGTTAAGCCGTCGTTACTACTATAGTTTATCGCAATATAAAAAAGTTTTGAATGAGAGAAACTTGACTATAAAAAAATGGAATACAAATAGTGATATTATAGATGTATATGATAAGCAACTTAGTGAATTCGGTGCAATTATAATAAAAGATAGAATAACTTATATAGAGAAATTAAACAAAATATCAAAAACAATACATAGCAATATAACATCCAAAAGTGAAGTAATAGATATTAAATATCTAACGCCTATTAAGGAGTTAGATAATATACGAGAAAATTTTTACTTGCTTTTATGTAAAAATAGGAAAAGAGATATAGAAACTAAAACTACATCAATAGGCCCACATAGGGATGATTTTTCCATAGACCTTAATGGTATCAATGCTAGAATATTTGGATCCCAAGGTCAACAGAGAACTTCAGTTTTAACAATTAAGTTTGGAGCTCTAGCGATAATAAAAGAACTAACTGGAGAATACCCAGTATTATTACTTGATGATGTTTTGTCTGAATTAGATACAAAAAGGCAAGAATATATATTAAAATCTATAAAAGAAGTTCAAACATTAATTACATGCAACGGGATTAATGATATAAGAAAATATTTAAACTCAGGAAGTAAGATATTTGAAGTTATGTCAGGCGAAGTAAAAGTAATGACATAG
- the yaaA gene encoding S4 domain-containing protein YaaA — MNEIKIETDIIKLDSFLKWAGIACLGSEAKFYIKNEDIKVNGEIETQRGKKLSKGDIIEFNSETYKII, encoded by the coding sequence ATGAATGAAATAAAAATAGAAACAGATATAATAAAATTAGATTCTTTTCTAAAATGGGCTGGGATAGCTTGTTTAGGTTCAGAAGCAAAATTTTATATCAAAAATGAGGATATTAAAGTCAATGGAGAAATAGAAACTCAAAGAGGTAAGAAATTATCTAAAGGCGATATAATTGAGTTTAACAGCGAAACTTATAAAATAATTTAA
- the dnaN gene encoding DNA polymerase III subunit beta — translation MKFICEKSILQEAISNVQKAITGKSTLPVLQGILITAKNGEVTLIGSDVDLSIEAKINAEVMEDGSVVLDSKLFGEIIRKLPNSAIEIATDENNSIKIVCQKSYATIIHMNSDDYPNLPNIIENMIFSISQKVLKNMMKGTIFAVAQDETRPILTGVLFEIKDKNLNLVALDGYRVAFRSEPVDNDFNINAVIPGKTLSEVSKILEETDENVNITFTPNHILFNIGKTKVISRLLEGEFIKYSSIIPEEYNLKITAKRHELLSCIERASLMAKEGNTNLVKFNIEEDNMIITSNSQLGKAREEINIILQGESLQIAFNSKYLIELLKIMEEEEIIMEFSSGVNPCVVKNKEKNNCTYMVLPVRIRANN, via the coding sequence ATGAAATTTATATGTGAAAAAAGTATATTACAAGAAGCAATTTCAAACGTTCAAAAAGCTATTACAGGAAAATCAACTTTACCCGTATTACAAGGTATATTAATAACTGCTAAGAACGGAGAAGTAACTCTTATAGGATCTGATGTTGATTTAAGCATTGAGGCCAAAATTAATGCAGAGGTTATGGAAGATGGAAGTGTAGTTTTAGATTCTAAGCTTTTCGGTGAAATCATAAGAAAATTACCCAATAGTGCAATAGAGATAGCAACAGATGAAAATAACTCTATTAAAATCGTTTGCCAAAAATCATATGCAACTATAATACATATGAATAGTGATGATTATCCCAATTTACCAAATATAATAGAGAACATGATCTTTTCAATTTCTCAGAAAGTATTAAAAAACATGATGAAAGGTACTATTTTTGCAGTTGCGCAAGATGAGACTAGACCAATTCTTACAGGAGTCTTATTTGAAATAAAAGATAAAAACCTTAATCTTGTAGCTTTAGATGGTTATAGGGTTGCATTTAGAAGTGAACCAGTAGATAACGATTTTAATATAAATGCTGTAATTCCAGGTAAGACATTAAGTGAAGTATCAAAAATACTAGAAGAAACAGATGAGAACGTTAATATAACATTCACACCAAATCATATTTTATTTAATATTGGAAAAACGAAGGTTATATCAAGGTTACTCGAAGGTGAATTCATAAAATATAGCTCAATAATACCTGAGGAATATAATCTAAAAATTACAGCTAAAAGACATGAATTATTAAGCTGTATAGAACGGGCTTCTCTTATGGCAAAAGAGGGAAATACCAATTTAGTTAAATTCAACATAGAAGAAGATAACATGATAATCACTTCTAATTCTCAATTGGGAAAGGCCAGAGAAGAAATAAATATAATTTTGCAAGGTGAGTCTCTTCAAATTGCATTTAACTCAAAATACCTAATAGAACTTCTAAAAATAATGGAAGAAGAAGAGATAATTATGGAGTTTTCTAGTGGAGTTAATCCTTGTGTTGTAAAAAACAAAGAAAAAAATAATTGTACGTATATGGTATTGCCGGTAAGAATAAGAGCTAATAATTAA